GAGTTTCGGTCAGGAGGGATGGGGCGGATGACTACCCCAGGGGCGGTCGACCAGCGGCCGCGCGGAACACGCTAGCAACTGGCCGGATTTCTGAAGAGGGGCGAACTATAACAAGGCGTCGGGGACGCGCTAAGGGCGGCTGGCCTCTTGATGCTGGCAGCGCGTGCGAATAGATTGCGGCATTCACCGCTTGTCGCACTAACTTCTCAGCCTCCATCGGATTACCGCTCGCCATGAAAGCCATTGCCGTCCGCGCCGGAAAGCCCAACACCGTTCACCTGGCCGAGTTGCCCAAGCCCAAGGTCAGCGACATTCCCGGCGGCCGGGGCGTGCTGGTGCGAGTGCTCAAGGTGGGGGTCGACGCCACCGACCGCGAGATCAACGAGGCCAAGTACGGCAACGCTCCGCCGGGTTACGACTTTCTGGTTCTGGGGCACGAGTGCTTCGGCGTCGTGGCCGAGGTCGGGCCGAACGTCCACCATGTGAAGCCGGGAGACTATGTCACCGCCACGGTTCGCCGACCGGGCAAGTCGATCTACGACGTGATCGGCACCTGTGACATGACCAGCGAAGAGACTTACTACGAGCGCGGCATCAATCTGCTGCACGGCTTTCTGACCGAATACTTCGTCGACGATGCCGAGTACATCGTTAAGATGCCGCAAGGGATGAAGCACCTGCACGTGCTAGCCGAGCCGATGAGCTGTGCCGCCAAGGCCGTTCATCAAGCCTACGAAGTGCAACGCCGACTCAAGGTCTGGCGTCCGCAAACAGCGTTCGTCATGGGAGCCGGACAGATCGGGCTGCTGACGACCTTGATCCTGCGGCTGCGCGGGTTGAAGACGTTCACGCTAGCGCGCACACCGGGCCCGACGTTGCCCTCGTCGATTGTCGAAGGGATGGGAGGGACTTACGTCAGCACCGGCCAGACGACCCCGCAGCAATTAGCCGAAAAGGTGGGCAAGCCGGACCTGATTGTCGACGCCACTGGCAGCAGCGCGATTGCGTTTGGCGCGATGCAGATTCTGGGCCTGAACGGCGTGCTGGTATTCACCAGCGTCACCGGCGGCCAAAACAAGGTCGAAGTGCCGGCCGACAAGTTGAACCTGGAATGGGTGCTGGGGAACAAACTGCTGCTGGGAAGCGTGAACGCGAATCGCGAGCACTTCGAGATGGGCATTCGCGATCTGGCGATGGCCGAGATGACCTGGCCGGGCGTCGTGCAGCGAATCCTGACCCATCCGGTCCACGGGCTCGACAACTACCAGCAGATGATGCAGTTGCTGGTCGACAACCGGGCGCAAGGAGCCTTGAAGGTCTACGTTGACGTGGCGGATGAGTAATTCAGATTGTCGTGACTTCGAGTGGGGCCTTTACACCTCTCCCTTTAAGGGAGAGGTCGCGAACGGAGTGAGCGGGTGAGGGTAAAAGCGTTGCAAGCCGATTGGCTTTGCACTCGGTTGACTTGAGCTGAGTCTTGTCGTTTTTGATCGGCAACGTCTTTACCCTCCCCCTTACCCCTCCCTGAAAGGGAGGGGTGTTCGCGTCTAATGCTGGCGAAGTTCTTTCTCGACTTCGGTTGCCTCCAGTGTTGGTGAGTGCGAAAAAAACCGCCAACCATTGTCAATTCCAGTTCGGCCCCGCGCCTTCGTCGGGGGGCGGTTCGCCGCCGGCCCATTCTTCGAGCGCTTCGAGCAGCTTGTCTCGTTCCTCGACGTTGGCCCAGACCGCCTCGCCTTGTTCCAAGCGAATCTCGTAGTATCCTTCGCGCTGGCAGTCTTCCTCGCCACAGTAGTGGGGCGTGGCCGCCACCCACATTACGCGATAGAGGGGGACGTGCTTATCATCGACGACTATGAAGACACTCGACATGGACCTTGAACTCCTGAACTGACAACAGCGTGGACTACGATTGGCCATCGATCGGCTTGACAGCCGCCGACGCCACCACGCCGAACAACCATGTTCGACGCTGGTTGATTCCTTGGATTACGATTTGTTGGCGGCGGCTTGTCCCAATTCTTTCGATCGATTCGTGGCCGCGGTCACCGCTTCGATCAATGCCGAGCGGATGCCGCGCTGTTCGAGCACAGCCAAACCGGCGATGGTCGTGCCGCCGGGGCTGGCGACTTGATCTTTCAAGGCGCCGGGATGCTCGCCTGTGGCCAGGACCATCTGTGCCGCGCCCAGCAGCGTCTGCGCCGCCAGCCCCTGGGCGACCGCGCGCGGCAACCCGCAACGCACGCCCCCATCGGCCAGCGCCTCGATCATCAACATGGCGTAGGCGGGGCCTGAACCCGACAGCCCGGTCACCACGTCGAGCAAGCCTTCGTCCAGTTGGTAGGCCCGACCGACCGATTCGAGCAGTTTGGCGACCAGCGCCGCGTCGTCCTTCGTCGCGTTCGGCCCCAGGCAATAGGCGCTCGCCCCCTGGCCCACCAGGCACGGCGTGTTGGACATCACGCGCACCAATCGTGGCTCACTACCCAAACCGGCCGACAACACTCGCAACGGCACGCCGGCCGCCACCGAGATGACCAGATGCCGGTTACCGATGTGCGGCTTGATCTCGGCCAGGACCGACGCCATGTGCTGCGGCTTGACGGCCAGGAAGATGATCTGGGCCGCGTTGACCAGGGCCCCGTTGCTGGTGGCAATCTGGGCGCCGGTCGTGGCTTTGAACTGGTCAGCAGCCGAGGGGTAGCTATCGCTCCCCAGCATCTGGGCCGGGGTAAGCAGGCCGGCCTCGACGAAGCCGCGCGCCAGGGCCGTGGCCATCCGGCCGGTGCCGATAAAGCCGCAAGTTGTTTTGTCCATTGGAAAAGCGTCGATCTAGCGAGTGTCGGCACGGGCCGCCGGACGGGCGGTCTATTGCCATGCTAAGCCAAAGGTCGGTCGACGACAATTGGCCTCGACGGAGCCCGGCGGTTTTGCGACACTCCGCTGCCCAAAATCGGGCGCAAATTGCGCTTTTTCCACCAAGGGAATCGGCCATGAGGAACATCGTAGGCAGACTGTGCATCGGTCTGGGGCTGTTGGCTGGCGGCGCGTCGTCGGCGTTGGCGACCGAGCCGATCGGCTATCAGACAACGCCGTTCTGGAAGCGAGCCCTGATGCCGTGGACCACGACCACCTCGTCAACGCCGGTAGCCATCTCGAAGCTGAAGGGGAAGCCGACGCTCAATGGGCGACCGTTGTGGACGCCGACCAGCCAGCCGACGAACTTGACCCAGAACTTGTCCACCGGCAGCAAGAAGATCGCACAAGGGACATTCGACGCGGTCACGCTTAAGCCGCTGCGGTCCAAGATTGGCACCTCGCCCACGCCGAAATACGCCGTCGTGCGTCAGGAAAAGAAACCTGGGCTGTTCGGCTCGATGTTCAAGCCGACGCCGGCTCCGACGCCGCGCACGATGGGCGAGTGGATGGCGCTGGACCGCCCCAAGATGTAAGCCGGGAGCGATTATCGATGCCACGCATCAATTCAGGCTCGCTGCCCGCGCACGCGGCGCGAAACCTGTCAGCGCTCGTCTGCTTGGGACTTGTGACCGGTACGATCCTTTCGGCGGGTTGCGCCAAGTCGTGGCTCGGCTCGAGCGATCGTCCTGGCATGTCAGCGCCGTGGCGTTGGCTGGATCGCGAGGAAGCCGCGCGGCGCGCCATGCGCGAGAAAGTGGCCGACGATCCGTTCCCCTCAGCCGAAGCGCAGGGGATCACCCGGGGTGATTCAACGACCGCGAAGGCCAATCGCTGATCAATCGGCCAGCAGCGTCTGCAACGCCTGGTAAGCCGGACGCGGCTCGCCGATCTTCCCATCGGCCGAGATTGGCACGAACCCCGTCAACGTGTCCTGGGCGTTCAGATCGTCGAGTAGATCGGCCCAAAACACTTTTCGCTCGGGATGACCGACAACCAGGCTGGCGAACAGCTTGCTGACAACCTGGGCCTGGCCATCTTCCCCCTCGTATTTCGCGTCGAGCTGCGCCGAGCGATTGGCGGCGTAGTTGAACTCGGTGATCCAGACCGGCATGTCGGCCAGTTGCAACTCGCGCATCGCTTCGTCGATTTGCTGCTTGTTGATTTGGACGTATTGCTCGAACGCGCTTCGGCTTCCTTCGGCGGCGACATTCAAGTCGGCGCCGTGTAATTGAAAATTAGCAACATGAAACGGCAGCTTGGCGAGCGTGTTGCGGTATTGCTGGACCAGGTCGCGCGTCCACTTGATCTGCCGCACGATGCGACCGCTGGAACTCCCCAGCACGACTTTGGCCTTGGGGTCGGTCGATATGATCGCGGCCGAGGCGCGGTCGAGCAGTTGTGGATACTTCAACGCCCCCTGGCTGTCGCGAACTTCGTCCAAGTCGGGCTCGCAGCCGATTTCCCAATGATGGACGTCGGCCTTGTAACGCTCGACCAGCTTCATAACAAACTGCGGATAGCGCCCTTTCTCGTCGGCCAAATCCTTGGGCAGGCCCGACGTCCGGCCGCTGTCGCTGGCCCAAACCGGCACGCCGTCGATCACCCACAACAGATTGACGCCATGCTCGCGAGCAGCGGACACGACGGCGTCGGCGATGTCCCAACTCGGCTTGTCGCGCTCGCGCTCAATACGGTCCCAGCCGATACAGACGCGCGACCAGTGGACGCCCAGTCGCCCCAGCAGACCAAACTTCTTGTTGATTTGCTGCTTTTGCCATTCGAGGCCCTTGTCGGTCGACATGGCAAAGACCGTGCTCAGTTCGACCCCCACGCCCAGTTGCTCGCGTAACTGGGCCTTGACCACCTGGGCATCAGGGGCGGCATTGCCGGCCTGGCGCAGGTAATACCATAGCCCCCATGCGCCACCGCCACACACCACCCAAATCAGGGTGCTGGTCAGCGCAATCTGGGTGCGGGTCATCCGTGCGCGTTTACGCCTTGCTGAACGAGACTCTGACATGAAACTTCCTGACCGCGTATCGCGTTCAAACCGTGGTTTACTATCGTTATCAACGCCGCAATGGAGCTAATGGTGCAGTCCGGGCTTGACGAAATGGGCAGATTCCGTGCCAAGTCGTTCGACGGCGTTGGCAATCGTTTCCATCGCATCATCCTGATGGACCATCGCGCGAACTCGCTCGCACGCCTGGGCCACCGCCGAGGAATCGAGCATCTCTCCCAGCAGCCTGGCCGCACGCGCGCCGGTGAAGCGGCGCTGGTCGATGCCGCGTCCGCAGTTCAGCCGCTCGAGCCGCATCACGTTGTCGAACTGGTCAAAGCTCATGGTCATGGCCAGTTGCGGCACCCCGGCGGCGAACCCCTGGGACATGCTGCCTATCCCCCCGTGATGGACCACCGCCGCCACACGCGGTAGCAGCCAGCCAAACGGCACAAAGTCGAAATGCTTCACTCCATCGGGCAATTTCGCGGGTATTTGTTCGGGAAACCGTGTTAGCAACAAACCCCGGCGTCCCAGCCGGCGACAGGCGTCGCAAGCCGCCGCGAAGAACTCGCGACCGTGCAGGTTGGCCGAGCCGGGCGTGAAGACGATCGGCTTGGAACCGGCGCTCAGATAACTGAGCAGTTCGCTGCTCGGTTCGACCAGGTCTCCCTCGTCATATAATGGAAACCCGGTCAGGACGGTTTGTGTCGGCCAATCGGGTTGCTTGGCGCCGAACCATTCGGGAAACAGCGCCAGCACCAACTGGGGCGAGTGCCACCATCGGCCCATGATGCCCCGCGCCGGAGCCAGACCATACCGGCCACGAATCGCGTTGATCTTTGAGCCCAGAACGCGATCGATGATCAGCCGGTCGGCCAGCCAGAATTGCAGCCGCTTCAGCGGCGCCGGCAGCCAAGTCGGCAGGAACATGCCCGGCAGCCTGACCTCGGCATGAATCGTCCGGAACAACGACGGGGACAGATGCACCGTGGCCAAGGGAAGCCCGGCCACTTCCTGGGCGACGCGGGCCCCCATCGCCAGGCTCGACGCCACGATCACCGTCTCGCCCGG
Above is a genomic segment from Planctomycetota bacterium containing:
- a CDS encoding glycosyltransferase, whose amino-acid sequence is MHFLLTTVGSAGDVHPFVGIGRTLAARGHRVTLMTSGHFEPLARQAGLDFVDPAPEWDFRESINRPELWHRYRGPRFVMDMVAETIEAQFQAVLAHAVPGETVIVASSLAMGARVAQEVAGLPLATVHLSPSLFRTIHAEVRLPGMFLPTWLPAPLKRLQFWLADRLIIDRVLGSKINAIRGRYGLAPARGIMGRWWHSPQLVLALFPEWFGAKQPDWPTQTVLTGFPLYDEGDLVEPSSELLSYLSAGSKPIVFTPGSANLHGREFFAAACDACRRLGRRGLLLTRFPEQIPAKLPDGVKHFDFVPFGWLLPRVAAVVHHGGIGSMSQGFAAGVPQLAMTMSFDQFDNVMRLERLNCGRGIDQRRFTGARAARLLGEMLDSSAVAQACERVRAMVHQDDAMETIANAVERLGTESAHFVKPGLHH
- the proC gene encoding pyrroline-5-carboxylate reductase, whose amino-acid sequence is MDKTTCGFIGTGRMATALARGFVEAGLLTPAQMLGSDSYPSAADQFKATTGAQIATSNGALVNAAQIIFLAVKPQHMASVLAEIKPHIGNRHLVISVAAGVPLRVLSAGLGSEPRLVRVMSNTPCLVGQGASAYCLGPNATKDDAALVAKLLESVGRAYQLDEGLLDVVTGLSGSGPAYAMLMIEALADGGVRCGLPRAVAQGLAAQTLLGAAQMVLATGEHPGALKDQVASPGGTTIAGLAVLEQRGIRSALIEAVTAATNRSKELGQAAANKS
- a CDS encoding glucose 1-dehydrogenase — protein: MKAIAVRAGKPNTVHLAELPKPKVSDIPGGRGVLVRVLKVGVDATDREINEAKYGNAPPGYDFLVLGHECFGVVAEVGPNVHHVKPGDYVTATVRRPGKSIYDVIGTCDMTSEETYYERGINLLHGFLTEYFVDDAEYIVKMPQGMKHLHVLAEPMSCAAKAVHQAYEVQRRLKVWRPQTAFVMGAGQIGLLTTLILRLRGLKTFTLARTPGPTLPSSIVEGMGGTYVSTGQTTPQQLAEKVGKPDLIVDATGSSAIAFGAMQILGLNGVLVFTSVTGGQNKVEVPADKLNLEWVLGNKLLLGSVNANREHFEMGIRDLAMAEMTWPGVVQRILTHPVHGLDNYQQMMQLLVDNRAQGALKVYVDVADE